One segment of Mycolicibacterium baixiangningiae DNA contains the following:
- a CDS encoding cytochrome P450, translating into MAGLVEAGVYYDPYDIGIVTDPYPTYARLRDEAPLYYNERYDFWALSRHADVEKALLDWQAFSNSRSDILELVQSDFDMPEGVMMFEDPPGHTMLRGLMSRVFTPRRMAAIEDQIRRYCSTCLDPHVGSDGFDIIAELASMMPMRVIGMLLGIPESEQISVRDANDANLRTKPGAPMKVADPDRIADGRIYADYVEWRAQNPSDDLMTALLNVEFTDSEGVTRTLTRKEVLHYTQVVAGAGNETTGRLIGWLAKVLAEHPDQRRQVREDRSLLNRVVDETLRFEPTGPHVARWLARDFEAYGTTVPAGSAVLLLFGAANRDHRRYPDPDTYDIHRDNISHVTFGKGLHYCLGANLARLEGRVALDEMLNRFPEWDIDYDTARLAPTSTVRGWEQLRIVVA; encoded by the coding sequence GTGGCGGGTCTGGTCGAGGCCGGGGTGTACTACGACCCCTACGACATCGGCATCGTCACCGATCCATACCCCACCTACGCCCGGCTGCGTGACGAGGCGCCGCTCTACTACAACGAGCGCTACGACTTCTGGGCGCTGTCGCGCCACGCCGACGTCGAGAAGGCGCTGCTGGACTGGCAGGCGTTCTCCAACAGTCGCAGCGACATCCTCGAACTCGTGCAGTCCGACTTCGACATGCCCGAGGGCGTGATGATGTTCGAGGACCCGCCCGGACACACCATGCTTCGCGGGCTGATGTCCCGGGTGTTCACCCCACGCCGGATGGCCGCGATCGAAGATCAGATCCGGCGGTACTGCAGCACCTGCCTCGACCCGCACGTCGGATCCGACGGCTTCGACATCATCGCCGAACTCGCCTCGATGATGCCGATGCGCGTGATCGGTATGCTGCTGGGAATCCCTGAGTCCGAACAGATTTCGGTGCGCGACGCCAACGACGCCAACCTGCGCACCAAACCCGGTGCCCCGATGAAGGTGGCCGACCCCGACCGGATCGCCGACGGACGCATCTACGCGGACTACGTCGAGTGGCGGGCGCAGAATCCCTCCGACGATCTGATGACCGCGCTGCTCAACGTCGAGTTCACCGACTCCGAGGGCGTGACGCGCACGCTGACACGCAAGGAAGTGCTGCACTACACGCAGGTGGTGGCCGGTGCCGGCAACGAGACCACCGGGCGGCTGATCGGTTGGCTGGCCAAAGTGCTCGCCGAACACCCCGACCAGCGCAGGCAGGTGCGCGAGGACCGCAGCCTGCTCAACCGCGTCGTCGACGAGACACTGCGATTCGAGCCGACCGGACCGCACGTCGCGCGCTGGCTGGCAAGGGATTTCGAGGCCTATGGCACGACGGTGCCCGCGGGCAGCGCCGTACTGCTGCTGTTCGGCGCCGCCAACCGCGACCACCGCCGCTACCCCGATCCGGACACCTACGACATTCACCGCGACAACATCAGCCACGTCACGTTCGGCAAGGGTCTGCACTACTGCCTGGGCGCCAACCTCGCACGTCTGGAGGGCCGCGTCGCGCTCGACGAGATGCTGAACCGCTTCCCGGAGTGGGACATCGACTACGACACCGCCCGCCTGGCGCCGACCTCCACGGTCCGTGGGTGGGAGCAGTTGCGGATCGTGGTGGCATGA
- a CDS encoding ATP-binding protein, with product MGAADAHTVARLREDFTRWICDHFELDDVRSSDIVLVVNEALSNAAEFAYRDHEVGDNITLQTSYAADTGTLAITIADRGQWRRSDPSNQKRSRGRGIPLMRALSDRVDIDKTPQGTQVHLYFDRCQRRVPVGSLAATRLAEHA from the coding sequence ATGGGCGCTGCTGACGCGCACACGGTCGCCCGTCTGCGGGAAGACTTCACCCGGTGGATCTGTGACCACTTCGAGCTCGACGACGTCCGCTCGAGCGACATCGTGCTGGTCGTCAACGAAGCGCTGTCGAACGCCGCCGAGTTCGCCTACCGCGACCATGAGGTGGGCGACAACATCACCCTGCAGACCTCGTATGCGGCCGACACCGGCACCCTGGCCATCACGATCGCCGACCGCGGCCAGTGGCGCAGGAGCGATCCGTCGAACCAGAAGCGGTCCCGCGGCCGCGGCATCCCGCTGATGCGGGCGTTGTCCGACCGCGTCGACATCGACAAGACACCGCAGGGCACCCAGGTGCATCTGTACTTCGACCGCTGCCAGCGCCGGGTGCCCGTTGGTTCGTTGGCCGCAACCCGGCTCGCGGAGCACGCGTAA
- a CDS encoding STAS domain-containing protein gives MDVQDFGVEQWHGRVAVVRATGVVDMLTAPHLQTAIRTAHRKDPAGLIVDLSDAEFISSAGIHVLAVTHDELTPQTRFAVVAEGPGTSRPLKITGMTDFIDLFSTLDAALKTFAE, from the coding sequence TTGGACGTTCAGGATTTCGGTGTCGAACAGTGGCATGGACGGGTCGCAGTGGTGCGTGCCACGGGGGTCGTCGACATGCTGACCGCACCGCACCTGCAGACCGCGATCCGCACCGCGCACCGGAAAGACCCCGCCGGGCTGATCGTCGACCTGAGCGATGCGGAGTTCATCTCGTCGGCCGGAATTCATGTTCTGGCCGTCACCCACGACGAACTCACCCCTCAGACGCGATTCGCGGTGGTGGCGGAAGGTCCCGGCACCAGCCGACCCCTCAAGATCACCGGAATGACCGACTTCATCGACCTGTTCTCGACGCTGGATGCAGCGCTGAAAACCTTTGCTGAATGA
- a CDS encoding PP2C family protein-serine/threonine phosphatase: MPGETAPTVSGDHTARSRAQIADDVEVGLAGTLNLRRTGLRLLTLLRPELADWTALVLPDNRTGGVTFFGGDQIGFTDLVPRRPEAHPLLERTLRTGQPQRVRLEPGDAEDALTSFVHHPRLCGEVAARSPADILVLGLTARGTTLGALLLARFGDRGWGDDADKDDDDDKDDDKDDDDDKDDIVFAQRLTGKAAVALDSARLYQERGRIAAALQRGLRPPVLPELDGMRVAARYRPTAEHLEISGDFYDVHGTTGDWLLALGDVSGKGVEAAALTGRTRQSIRTAAHFDRRPEVVLGALNAVLHDAESDQFVTVVCARVRPHPDGHADIDLAVAGHPPPIVLRADGRVGQLEVSGTAAGFRAQTRYRPATVRLDRGDTMLMYTDGVDEARNLTGFYGEDRLMAFLPAYAGAAPDVVCEAVEQHVLEFLDGQPHDDIALLAVTCGV; the protein is encoded by the coding sequence ATGCCCGGGGAGACCGCGCCGACCGTTTCTGGGGATCACACCGCCCGCAGCCGGGCCCAGATCGCCGACGACGTCGAGGTCGGACTGGCCGGAACTCTCAACCTGCGCCGCACCGGCCTGCGGTTACTCACATTGCTGCGCCCCGAACTCGCCGACTGGACCGCGCTGGTCCTGCCCGACAACCGCACCGGCGGTGTCACGTTCTTCGGCGGGGACCAGATCGGTTTCACCGACCTGGTGCCGCGCCGGCCGGAGGCGCATCCGCTGCTGGAGCGCACGTTGCGCACCGGCCAACCCCAGCGCGTCCGGCTCGAGCCGGGTGACGCCGAGGACGCACTGACGAGCTTCGTGCACCACCCCCGGCTGTGTGGCGAGGTGGCGGCCCGCTCCCCCGCCGACATCCTGGTCCTCGGGCTGACGGCGAGGGGCACGACGCTGGGCGCCCTGCTGCTCGCGCGGTTCGGGGACCGCGGCTGGGGCGATGACGCCGACAAAGACGATGACGACGACAAAGACGACGACAAAGACGATGACGACGACAAAGACGACATCGTGTTCGCACAGCGGCTCACCGGCAAGGCGGCGGTCGCCCTGGACTCCGCTCGGCTCTACCAGGAACGAGGCCGGATCGCCGCCGCGCTGCAACGCGGTCTGCGGCCACCGGTCCTGCCGGAGCTCGACGGTATGCGCGTGGCCGCCCGGTACCGACCGACCGCCGAACACCTCGAGATCAGCGGCGATTTCTATGACGTCCACGGAACCACCGGCGACTGGCTCCTGGCGCTCGGCGACGTCTCCGGGAAAGGGGTGGAGGCCGCGGCGCTGACGGGCCGCACCCGGCAGAGCATCAGAACCGCCGCGCACTTCGACCGGCGCCCGGAGGTGGTCCTCGGCGCGCTCAACGCGGTTCTGCACGACGCGGAGTCCGACCAATTCGTCACCGTGGTGTGCGCCAGGGTGCGGCCGCACCCCGACGGTCACGCCGACATCGACCTCGCCGTCGCGGGCCACCCGCCGCCGATCGTGCTGCGGGCCGACGGCCGGGTGGGCCAGCTCGAGGTGTCCGGCACCGCGGCCGGGTTCCGCGCACAGACGCGCTACCGCCCCGCCACCGTGCGGCTCGACCGCGGCGACACCATGCTGATGTACACCGACGGCGTGGACGAGGCCCGCAACCTGACCGGGTTCTACGGCGAGGACCGGTTGATGGCCTTCCTCCCTGCCTACGCCGGGGCGGCGCCCGACGTGGTGTGCGAGGCGGTCGAACAGCACGTGCTCGAATTCCTCGACGGTCAGCCCCACGACGACATCGCCCTGCTGGCGGTCACATGCGGGGTCTAG
- a CDS encoding cobalamin B12-binding domain-containing protein → MRGLADALPRYEAALADDDATAARALVEELLADGADPVTVLTDVVAHTQRAVGTRWQRGEWSVAQEHAATAISVAATRAVAGHVRTMPVTRGRVLVACSQREWHALPAMIIDCALRADGWDSTLLGAATSPMRLNQHLQDLGPEAVAVSCSVLGAMPTTRRFIEASTAAGIPIAVGGPAFGSDDVRARALGATAWAPTAQAAVAAVAALPAVVPPAPPLPAGPAGEQALLEDDHRALADRLRTRWSVSAAAGPPEEASPGDLGDVANDVLHQVLHAVAAGLLTGDPRTVSETGWWIADLMQARGIDVATVHELGDVLTASLGDYPLARELVARHFVPDFG, encoded by the coding sequence ATGCGGGGTCTAGCCGATGCCCTGCCCCGGTACGAGGCTGCGCTCGCCGACGACGACGCCACGGCCGCCCGCGCGCTGGTCGAAGAGCTGCTGGCCGACGGCGCCGATCCGGTGACCGTGCTCACCGACGTCGTCGCGCACACCCAGCGCGCCGTCGGCACCCGCTGGCAGCGCGGCGAGTGGTCGGTCGCCCAGGAGCACGCCGCCACGGCCATCTCCGTCGCGGCGACCAGAGCGGTGGCGGGCCACGTGCGGACCATGCCGGTCACCCGGGGCCGGGTGCTCGTGGCGTGCTCGCAGCGGGAGTGGCATGCGCTGCCGGCGATGATCATCGACTGCGCCCTGCGCGCCGACGGCTGGGACAGCACCCTGCTCGGCGCGGCCACGTCGCCGATGCGGCTCAACCAGCACCTGCAGGATCTCGGGCCGGAAGCGGTCGCGGTCAGCTGCTCGGTGCTCGGCGCGATGCCCACGACCCGGCGGTTCATCGAGGCGAGCACCGCGGCCGGGATACCGATCGCGGTCGGCGGTCCGGCGTTCGGCAGCGACGACGTGCGCGCCCGCGCCCTCGGTGCGACGGCGTGGGCGCCGACCGCCCAGGCGGCGGTGGCCGCGGTGGCCGCGCTGCCCGCCGTCGTACCGCCCGCGCCGCCGCTGCCTGCCGGGCCGGCGGGCGAGCAGGCGCTGCTGGAAGACGATCACCGGGCGCTGGCGGACCGGTTGCGGACGCGCTGGTCGGTCAGTGCGGCGGCGGGCCCGCCGGAGGAGGCGTCGCCCGGTGACCTCGGCGACGTCGCCAACGACGTACTGCACCAGGTGCTGCACGCGGTGGCGGCGGGCCTGCTGACCGGCGACCCGCGGACGGTGTCCGAAACCGGTTGGTGGATCGCGGATCTCATGCAAGCCCGCGGGATCGACGTCGCGACAGTGCACGAACTCGGTGACGTCCTGACCGCCTCGCTGGGGGACTATCCGCTGGCGCGTGAACTGGTCGCCCGCCACTTCGTCCCGGACTTCGGCTAG
- a CDS encoding vWA domain-containing protein has product MDLRWVPIAVAGLLALIACFVLATLLPLSPERGSLRPLANIARLIRLPEYARAARLRSVSTVATLVLLVVLFGAAVAAAARPTGADDSFERAHPEDVMLCVASPLTDPATGALLRHFAQQAGTYQTQRIGLTSVNSRVVPLTRDYQYAAGRFGDLARASEVPDPDPGMIDQFTAPITYTDYAPSVDDVLSLCLTGFPDFEQKSSHRRSVIYLGPPALRGPEEPRPALFDAQRVAELADAAGAQVNVITSGEDAALRALADQTGGQFTVAATESAVQDGLARIDSRPVPLVLDDGTRVTGQAQDAPVPALAVVLVSAALLCVTLVVLRR; this is encoded by the coding sequence ATGGATCTGAGATGGGTGCCCATCGCCGTCGCCGGATTGTTGGCGCTGATCGCGTGTTTCGTGCTCGCCACACTGCTCCCGCTGTCGCCGGAACGGGGCAGCCTGCGGCCGCTGGCCAACATCGCCCGGCTGATCCGGCTGCCGGAATACGCCCGCGCCGCACGGTTGCGGTCGGTGTCCACCGTCGCCACGCTGGTCCTGCTGGTGGTGCTCTTCGGCGCGGCCGTGGCCGCCGCCGCACGCCCGACCGGCGCGGACGACAGCTTCGAACGCGCCCACCCCGAAGACGTGATGCTGTGTGTCGCATCCCCGCTCACCGACCCGGCCACCGGAGCCCTGCTCCGTCACTTCGCCCAGCAGGCCGGCACCTACCAGACCCAGCGCATCGGTCTGACGTCGGTGAACTCCCGCGTCGTGCCGCTCACCCGCGACTATCAGTACGCCGCAGGCAGATTCGGCGACCTGGCCCGGGCGTCCGAGGTGCCCGACCCGGATCCGGGGATGATCGACCAGTTCACCGCGCCGATCACCTACACCGACTACGCACCCAGCGTCGACGACGTCCTGTCATTGTGTCTCACCGGTTTTCCGGACTTCGAACAGAAGAGCTCTCACCGCCGTTCGGTGATCTACCTCGGACCGCCGGCGCTGCGGGGCCCGGAGGAGCCGCGGCCCGCGCTCTTCGACGCGCAACGGGTCGCCGAGCTGGCCGACGCCGCGGGCGCCCAGGTCAACGTGATCACCTCGGGTGAGGATGCGGCGCTGCGGGCACTGGCCGACCAGACCGGGGGACAGTTCACCGTCGCCGCCACCGAATCCGCCGTCCAGGACGGATTGGCGCGGATCGACAGCCGTCCGGTACCGCTCGTCCTCGACGACGGAACCCGGGTGACCGGCCAGGCGCAGGATGCGCCGGTGCCGGCGCTGGCCGTCGTGCTGGTGTCCGCCGCACTGCTGTGTGTGACGCTGGTGGTGTTGCGCCGGTGA
- a CDS encoding DUF58 domain-containing protein → MGTHLNRARAHFGKDTRGLLDGGRYALLHTRSLEFDDLRPYVPGDDVRDIDWKASARSGSVLIKRFVSEKHHKILLVADAGRNMSALSPGGECKRDVAAHVMGAIGLISMNRSDEVGMVLGDARGCANIPARRGENHIESLLHRWYSHSLDDPGPSDITSQLEYVATHYGHSRLIVVVSDEPDSTPRLDEMLGRLSARHDIMWVMVSDLSPIGGPEDGDGYDVSTGKVVLNGATLGRRVVAAYRRAEKARIRRLDALLSRHAVPYATVAGSDDIRRELVALTEVLARAG, encoded by the coding sequence GTGGGCACGCACCTGAACCGGGCCCGGGCGCACTTCGGCAAGGACACCCGAGGGTTGCTCGACGGCGGCCGCTACGCGCTGTTGCACACCCGCAGCCTCGAATTCGACGACCTGCGCCCGTACGTCCCGGGTGACGACGTGCGCGACATCGACTGGAAAGCCTCGGCCCGCTCGGGCAGCGTGCTGATCAAGCGGTTCGTCTCCGAGAAACACCACAAGATCCTGTTGGTCGCCGACGCCGGCCGCAACATGTCCGCACTGTCGCCCGGCGGTGAGTGCAAACGCGATGTCGCCGCGCACGTCATGGGTGCGATCGGCCTGATCAGCATGAACCGCTCGGACGAGGTCGGGATGGTCCTCGGTGATGCGCGCGGTTGCGCCAACATCCCGGCCCGCCGCGGTGAGAACCACATCGAGAGCCTGCTGCACCGCTGGTACTCCCACAGCCTCGACGATCCGGGGCCCAGCGACATCACCTCCCAACTCGAGTACGTCGCAACGCATTACGGTCACAGCCGGCTCATCGTCGTAGTGTCCGACGAACCGGACAGCACCCCGCGCCTCGACGAGATGCTGGGCCGGCTGTCCGCCCGCCACGACATCATGTGGGTCATGGTGTCGGATCTGTCGCCGATCGGCGGGCCGGAAGACGGTGACGGGTACGACGTCTCGACCGGCAAGGTCGTCCTCAACGGCGCCACACTCGGGCGACGGGTGGTGGCTGCCTACCGCCGCGCCGAGAAGGCCCGTATCCGGCGTCTGGACGCGTTGCTGAGCCGGCACGCGGTCCCGTACGCGACCGTCGCCGGCAGCGACGACATCCGGCGCGAGCTCGTCGCCCTCACCGAGGTGCTCGCCCGTGCCGGATGA
- a CDS encoding AAA family ATPase, with translation MTAARIRPDQQSLAETQRIVRAVGDAFAAKVVGQQNLRESLLIGLLTGGHVLIESVPGLAKTTAARVIAAAIDGAFQRIQCTPDLLPSDIIGTQIYDSATNRFVTQLGPVHANIVLLDEINRSSAKTQSAMLEAMEERQTTIAGQVYPLPEPFLVIATQNPVDQEGTYPLSEAQTDRFMIKDLLQYPSVDEEVEVMARIDAGLYDSDHHTPPVVGLDDVRRAQHVVRHVHMDRVLVQYASRLVEVTRRPEQHLPKQIARFVAYGASPRATIALCQAARAHAVLAGRAHVLPDDVAAVTHRVLRHRLILGFEAANADVTGDRVVDAVLQAVRVP, from the coding sequence ATGACTGCCGCACGTATACGACCTGATCAGCAATCCCTGGCCGAAACGCAGCGCATCGTGCGCGCGGTCGGCGACGCCTTCGCCGCGAAAGTGGTCGGGCAGCAGAACCTGCGCGAATCGTTGCTGATCGGCCTGCTGACCGGCGGCCATGTGCTGATCGAGAGTGTGCCCGGGCTGGCGAAGACCACCGCCGCACGCGTGATCGCCGCCGCCATCGACGGTGCCTTCCAGCGCATCCAGTGCACACCCGACCTGTTGCCCAGCGACATCATCGGCACCCAGATCTACGATTCGGCCACCAACCGCTTCGTCACCCAGCTCGGCCCCGTGCACGCCAACATCGTGCTGCTCGACGAGATTAACCGCTCCAGCGCCAAGACGCAGAGCGCGATGCTCGAGGCGATGGAGGAGCGCCAGACGACGATCGCGGGTCAGGTCTATCCGCTTCCGGAACCGTTCCTGGTGATCGCCACCCAGAACCCGGTCGACCAGGAGGGCACGTATCCCCTCTCCGAGGCGCAGACGGACCGGTTCATGATCAAGGACCTGCTGCAGTACCCGTCGGTCGACGAAGAGGTCGAGGTGATGGCGCGCATCGACGCGGGCCTCTACGACAGCGACCACCACACGCCGCCCGTCGTCGGACTCGACGACGTGCGGCGCGCGCAGCACGTGGTGCGGCACGTCCACATGGACCGGGTGCTGGTGCAGTACGCGAGCCGACTGGTCGAGGTGACCCGCCGGCCCGAGCAGCACCTGCCGAAGCAGATCGCCCGGTTCGTCGCCTACGGGGCGAGCCCCCGCGCCACGATCGCGCTGTGCCAGGCCGCACGCGCGCATGCGGTGCTGGCGGGACGCGCACACGTGCTGCCCGACGACGTCGCCGCGGTGACGCACCGCGTACTGCGCCACCGGCTGATCCTGGGATTCGAAGCGGCCAACGCCGACGTCACCGGGGACCGGGTCGTCGACGCCGTGCTCCAGGCCGTGCGGGTGCCCTGA
- a CDS encoding dienelactone hydrolase family protein — protein sequence MTTVSLRRSIGDVTFDHVLVSPQDPSGDGRDAPTVLVFHGMEGRSDAQLAIAERLTQWGHQAIAVDLFGEAVSAGGAQRCADEMTAFLADRGGLADRLSAVLTALTDVPEVNRDAMAAIGFCFGGLCVLDLARAGHPLRAVVSFHGLLTAPDRPVDGAIPARIAVHHGWDDPFAPPEDVVALGRELTARGADWQVHTYGGAMHAFMAPFADQPERGIQYHPVVADRAWRALGVFLGENFPR from the coding sequence ATGACGACGGTATCGCTGCGCCGCTCGATCGGCGACGTCACCTTCGACCACGTCCTCGTGTCACCGCAGGACCCGAGCGGCGACGGGCGCGATGCCCCAACGGTGTTGGTGTTCCATGGGATGGAGGGCCGCAGCGACGCCCAACTCGCGATCGCCGAACGCCTGACGCAGTGGGGTCATCAGGCGATCGCCGTCGACCTGTTCGGTGAGGCGGTGAGCGCGGGCGGCGCGCAGCGGTGCGCCGACGAGATGACCGCGTTCCTCGCCGACCGGGGCGGGCTGGCCGACCGGTTGTCGGCGGTGCTCACCGCGTTGACCGACGTGCCGGAGGTGAACCGCGACGCGATGGCGGCGATCGGCTTCTGCTTCGGCGGCCTGTGCGTCCTCGACCTGGCCCGAGCCGGGCACCCGTTGCGGGCGGTGGTGAGTTTCCACGGGCTGCTGACGGCGCCGGACCGGCCGGTCGACGGGGCAATCCCGGCGCGGATCGCGGTCCACCACGGGTGGGACGATCCGTTCGCGCCGCCGGAGGATGTGGTGGCACTCGGGCGCGAGCTCACCGCCCGCGGCGCGGATTGGCAGGTGCACACCTACGGGGGTGCGATGCACGCGTTCATGGCTCCGTTCGCCGACCAGCCCGAGCGAGGCATCCAGTACCACCCCGTCGTGGCCGACCGGGCGTGGCGAGCGCTGGGCGTTTTCCTGGGCGAGAACTTTCCCCGCTGA
- a CDS encoding TetR/AcrR family transcriptional regulator, with product MTPRNRRSDAFANVHRIVAAAREVFGRDGDSATLSQVAEAAGVANATLYRHFPNRGALAAAVYEDIVVTDIKPAILALGRDAPRAAFIDALAHLEDVMFRQRPLLASIGDLADLTAQLFTRDREQFDDMIMQAQAAGELRADLTSDDVATFVAMVTTASVAMNQPRPMRRRYLSLMFDALNPVAAEPLTQSAR from the coding sequence GTGACTCCGCGGAACCGACGATCGGACGCGTTCGCCAATGTCCACCGCATCGTCGCCGCCGCCCGCGAGGTGTTCGGCCGCGACGGGGACAGCGCCACGCTGAGCCAGGTGGCCGAGGCGGCCGGCGTCGCGAATGCCACGCTCTACCGGCACTTCCCGAACCGCGGGGCGCTGGCGGCCGCCGTCTATGAGGACATCGTCGTCACCGACATCAAACCGGCGATCCTGGCGCTGGGCAGAGACGCACCGCGCGCGGCGTTCATCGACGCGCTTGCCCATCTCGAGGACGTGATGTTCCGCCAGCGGCCCCTGCTCGCATCGATCGGCGACCTCGCGGACCTCACCGCACAGCTCTTCACCCGTGATCGTGAGCAGTTCGACGACATGATCATGCAGGCACAGGCGGCCGGTGAACTGCGTGCGGACCTCACGTCCGACGACGTGGCGACGTTCGTGGCGATGGTCACCACGGCGTCGGTGGCCATGAACCAGCCCCGCCCGATGCGGCGCCGCTACCTCAGCCTCATGTTCGACGCACTCAATCCCGTTGCGGCCGAACCGCTTACGCAGTCGGCCCGCTGA
- a CDS encoding SRPBCC family protein — protein sequence MTVSVVDNGPNQVSRAVEVDAPAAEVFALVADPKRHHEFDGSGTVGANIDAPANVVAGSRFSTKMRMFGVPYRITSTVTALNPNRLVEWRHPFGHHWRFEFEEISPTRTRVTETFDYRDTGAVKDRIGYYERTGFAKRNAAGITETLRRLQDRFSGPTA from the coding sequence ATGACAGTTTCGGTGGTGGACAACGGGCCGAACCAGGTGAGCCGGGCCGTCGAGGTGGACGCGCCGGCGGCGGAGGTGTTCGCGCTGGTCGCCGATCCGAAGCGGCATCACGAGTTCGACGGCTCGGGAACGGTCGGTGCGAACATCGATGCGCCCGCGAATGTGGTTGCGGGGTCTCGCTTCTCGACGAAGATGCGGATGTTCGGGGTGCCGTACCGGATCACCAGTACCGTCACCGCGCTCAACCCTAATCGGCTCGTCGAATGGCGGCATCCGTTCGGCCACCACTGGCGGTTCGAGTTCGAGGAGATCTCGCCGACCCGCACGCGGGTGACGGAGACCTTCGACTACCGGGACACCGGTGCGGTCAAGGACCGGATCGGGTACTACGAGCGCACCGGGTTCGCGAAACGCAACGCGGCAGGGATCACCGAGACGCTGCGCCGGTTGCAGGACCGGTTCAGCGGGCCGACTGCGTAA
- a CDS encoding SDR family NAD(P)-dependent oxidoreductase, with protein MAGRTIVITGASDGVGAAAAKRLTRSGENVVVVGRSPQKTAAVAGPLGADSFVADFADLAQVRELARRLLETYPRIDVLANNAGGMMNTREMTVDGFEKTFQVNHLAPLLLTTLLLDRLVESGASVLNTSSMANKFARVDFDDLDAVQQQNGSLAYGTSKLANILFTKELHRRYHPSGISTAAFHPGPVASNFSAEVKNPLYGMLYRGPLRHIALIGTEQGSDELVWLASAAPGVDWRSGQYYYKHKVARANKLADDAGVAERLWDRSLQLLDVKAVS; from the coding sequence GTGGCCGGAAGAACGATCGTCATCACCGGCGCCAGTGACGGTGTCGGGGCCGCGGCGGCGAAGCGGTTGACCCGCAGCGGTGAGAACGTCGTCGTGGTGGGGCGCTCGCCGCAGAAGACGGCGGCCGTCGCCGGTCCGCTGGGCGCGGATTCGTTCGTCGCCGACTTCGCGGACCTCGCGCAGGTGCGCGAGCTCGCGCGGCGACTGCTCGAGACCTACCCGCGCATCGACGTGCTGGCCAACAACGCCGGCGGGATGATGAACACCCGCGAGATGACCGTCGACGGATTCGAGAAGACGTTCCAGGTCAACCATCTGGCGCCGCTGCTGCTGACCACGCTGCTACTCGACCGGCTCGTCGAGTCCGGGGCGTCGGTGCTCAACACCTCCAGCATGGCCAACAAGTTCGCCCGCGTGGACTTCGACGACCTCGACGCGGTGCAGCAGCAGAACGGATCACTGGCCTACGGCACGTCGAAGCTGGCGAACATCCTGTTCACCAAGGAACTGCACCGCCGCTACCACCCGTCGGGCATCTCCACCGCGGCATTCCATCCCGGGCCGGTGGCGTCGAACTTCAGCGCCGAGGTCAAGAACCCGCTGTACGGAATGCTCTACCGCGGCCCGCTGCGCCACATCGCGTTGATCGGGACCGAACAGGGCAGCGACGAACTGGTGTGGCTGGCCTCGGCTGCGCCGGGGGTGGACTGGCGATCCGGGCAGTACTACTACAAACACAAGGTCGCCCGGGCGAACAAACTCGCCGACGACGCCGGAGTGGCCGAACGGCTGTGGGACCGCAGCCTGCAACTGCTGGACGTGAAAGCGGTGTCATGA